A stretch of Camelina sativa cultivar DH55 chromosome 18, Cs, whole genome shotgun sequence DNA encodes these proteins:
- the LOC104763047 gene encoding uncharacterized protein LOC104763047: MQVDVNENFFYDNRKPITSRSSCNEDKLMKMMNELISSQEEADKGYTIDTIESRLEWKVEALLNKSGECNNWCDDKLYQPADAEEEHGASLDYPIDPNKSKECTREEYYQADEGDAYFETKSMENQYEDLPRENDESYDLTSTKEDGEEDLKDFYCCMTYQFPNEEVPENYNFRQHQQQEEAIYQGNPRTRPSPAPYDVYEDWGPVPSHRPSRFQRPYPRRPDTNLNCPYPRREPYLIRFSHQVYQDNFHMSTQQRAEEEKMLNLISQLADLQDETMKMLHEKLDKIDFDLSRKMDDIVVRVRSIDDQRSKDAEALERRLHCLEEQQERHLKSAQDNAINIRDLANEVTSLTKDHESTFGVLFNKDFDTSRRVQKLENRAYEAESKIFGLEFEQNRFGEAMSEKFTFTKENHKLLKEIESEIKEKNQDLADKIEDLTSRVAGHKEEEDLVGNKQQGSMEVKTLNPNPHETNQQREASLGAKELEVEAVGDKLQSFSPNSRKHSRGEGEANLTKDCFSITTLYAPPPRDLEGLGKGEPELPTVNGIAETTRRCREEDYAKEPPDAYIGERPKRACLRTTHFPHPA; encoded by the exons ATGCAAGTCGATgtcaatgaaaactttttctacGACAATCGAAAACCAATCACATCAAGGAGCTCTTGCAATGAagacaagctcatgaagatgatgaatgaacTTATATCAAGTCAAGAGGAGGCTGATAAA GGCTACACCATCGACACCATCGAGAGCCGCCTAGAGTGGAAAGTAGAAGCCCTACTTAACAAATCCGGTGAATGCAATAATTGGTGTGATGATAAACTATATCAACCTgctgatgctgaagaagaacaTGGAGCCTCACTTGACTACCCAATCGATCCTAACAAGTCCAAGGAGTGTACTAGAGAAGAGTATTATCAAGCCGATGAAGGAGATgcttattttgaaacaaaatccaTGGAGAACCAATATGAAGATTTGCCAAGAGAGAATGATGAGTCCTATGATCTAACATCtactaaagaagatggagaagaagatctcaAAGACTTCTACTGTTGCATGACATATCAGTTCCCTAATGAAGAAGTTCCCGAAAACTACAATTTTcgacaacaccaacaacaagaagaagctATCTACCAAGGTAACCCTAGAACCCGACCATCTCCAGCACCATATGATGTTTATGAAGATTGGGGACCTGTCCCAAGTCACCGTCCATCACGTTTTCAAAGGCCTTATCCAAGGAGGCCTGATACCAATTTAAACTGCCCCTATCCACGCCGAGAGCCTTATTTAATTCGATTCTCTCACCAAGTCTATCAAGACAATTTTCATATGTCTACTCAACAAAgagctgaagaagagaagatgctAAACCTAATAAGTCAATTAGCTGATCTGCAAGATGAGACTATGAAGATGCTgcatgagaagcttgacaaaatCGATTTTGATCTTTCAAGAAAGATGGATGACATTGTTGTTAGAGTTAGAAGCATAGATGATCAAAGATCTAAAGATGCTGAAGCCTTGGAGAGAAGACTCCATTGTCTTGAAGAACAACAAGAGAGACATCTCAAGAGTGCTCAAGACAATGCTATAAACATTAGAGACTTGGCAAATGAAGTCACCAGCTTAACAAAGGACCATGAGTCCACGTTTGGAGTTTTATTCAACAAGGATTTTGACACAAGTAGGCGTGTGCAGAAGCTTGAGAACCGAGCCTATGAAGCTGAGAGCAAGATTTTTGGTCTTGAGTTTGAACAAAACCGTTTTGGAGAAGCTATGTCCGAAAAGTTTACATTCACCAAGGAGAACCATAAGCTGCTTAAGGAGATTGAATCGGAAATAAAGGAGAAGAACCAAGATCTTGCTGATAAGATTGAGGATCTAACCTCACGTGTTGCTGgacacaaggaagaagaag ATTTGGTAGGGAACAAGCAACAAGGTTCCATGGAGGTCAAAACCTTGAACCCCAACCCACACGAGACCAATCAACAAAGAGAAGCAAGCTTAGGAGCCAAAGAACTTGAAGTAGAAGCCGTGGGAGACAAGTTACAAAGTTTCAGCCCCAACTCACGTAAGCACTCtcgaggagaaggagaagcaaaCCTTACCAAGGATTGTTTTTCTATTACCACACTCTATGCTCCACCACCACGAGACCTAGAAGGTCTAGGTAAGGGAGAACCGGAGCTGCCAACCGTAAATGGTATTGCCGAAACAACTCGGAggtgtagagaagaagattatgctAAGGAGCCACCTGATGCCTACATTGGAGAAAGACCCAAGAGAGCTTGTCTAAGGACAACCCACTTTCCTCACCCTGCTTGA